Proteins encoded within one genomic window of Rhododendron vialii isolate Sample 1 chromosome 1a, ASM3025357v1:
- the LOC131299765 gene encoding putative disease resistance RPP13-like protein 1, with protein MKSKMDEITTRLQEYLFDRRMVLGLQNIAKGGFDRAPLRRLTSSLPIEPCLYGRDKDKKVIIELLLSDQSSSNKVGALPIAGMGGVGKTTLSQMVYNDEMVDKHFEMKAWVCVSEEFDIVGVTKAILESVTSRTCKFKALDQVQVELKKALAGKRFLIVLDDVWNQNHSDWSSLKSPFNDGALGSKVIVTTRIMDVAFMIAGPSKYHFLKELSEDECWLVFAQHAFEDRSMDANPNLVSIGRKIVKKCKGLPLAARTLGGLLRCKLREDEWEGVLNNKIWELSEEESYILPALKVSYYHLPLHIKKCFAYCSILPKDYEFEENELVFLWMAEGLSPKQKRKKQIEDVGCEYFHELLSRSFFQPSSSGELFVMHDLINDLAQFVARKICFRLEDKLKESEGDEIINKARHSSYTRGYCDGMKKFEAFQKAKYLRTFLPCGSRYQGFANLTSYVPLRLLPGLRRLRVLSLRRYRIGELSNSIGDLKHVRYLDLSCALILTLPESISTFYNLQTLILRDCKNLKKLPTNTSDLISLHHLDITGADSLQEMPPKIGKLTSLRTLSNFIIGNGNGSTITELGNLIQLRGTLCISGLENVTDALDARRANLKDKQGLDALLMKWSNISHNSRNRSVESKVLDILEPHKKLKELSISGYGGLTFPTWVGNSLFSNMVYLKFQNCEKCTSLPPLGQLPSLAKLYIQGMEAVGNVGLEFYGLGHSNPFPALEILTFNDMPKWKDRSHWTPYGVEEGVQAFARLSKLSIIRCPKLSHELPKNLPCLRKLDIEECPMLVFAWVPTSTELNEVRNTLHLNSLISLHLNNVLISDSCSFEVCGQAVLRNSRYSLLSSLTSLKVENIRGHTCLPIWFLGLTGLVELYLSGFEELTTLWENELRLQGRFPALRRLAIRNCPKLISLFAEGGEGDDLKSLQKLSIYRCPCLFSFPTTGLPSTLRELQIEFCDGLLSPLDLTLLNNLEKLYISSCPSLTYLSAGRGLPPALKELTVHRCAKLKSLIAEGLKIISPSLEYIEIWDCKSLKTLPGVMQNNGLKNLSRLQIWNCENLESLPEGWFLTTNLTEFCIFDCEKIEPLPNHAYNNNNNLASLKKLGLNSSPMATGLASHILDEGSSFCFTNITSLGIANVDIGKLCGLHRLYSLRELGFPFQKMGSCCFPPLWSFFASGNSHIWRSYLSRTLKISSLLNNFKSITAPSSRTFQS; from the coding sequence ATGAAGTCCAAGATGGATGAGATCACTACGAGGTTGCAAGAGTACCTTTTTGATCGAAGAATGGTGCTTGGCTTGCAAAACATAGCTAAAGGGGGGTTTGATAGAGCACCACTAAGACGACTCACTTCATCTTTACCAATTGAACCTTGTCTCTATGGTAGGGATAAGGATAAAAAGGTGATAATAGAGTTGCTCCTAAGTGATCAATCTAGTAGTAACAAAGTCGGTGCTCTCCCGATTGCGGGTATGGGTGGGGTCGGCAAGACCACCCTTTCTCAAATGGTCTACAACGACGAGATGGTGGACAAGCATTTTGAAATGAAAGCATGGGTCTGTGTATCTGAAGAGTTTGATATTGTAGGAGTGACTAAAGCGATTCTTGAGTCTGTCACTTCCAGGACCTGCAAGTTTAAAGCCTTGGATCAAGTTCAAGTTGAGCTAAAAAAGGCTTTGGCTGGGAAAAGGTTCTTGATCGTTCTTGATGATGTGTGGAACCAAAATCACAGTGATTGGAGCAGTTTAAAGAGCCCTTTCAATGATGGAGCCCTAGGAAGTAAAGTCATTGTAACAACACGCATTATGGATGTTGCATTTATGATTGCTGGACCCAGTAAATATCACTTCCTAAAGGAACTATCCGAGGATGAGTGTTGGTTAGTGTTTGCGCAACATGCATTTGAGGATAGAAGTATGGATGCTAATCCAAATTTGGTTTCAATTGGTCGGAAAATTGTCAAAAAATGTAAAGGCTTGCCTTTGGCTGCTAGGACACTCGGTGGCCTTCTACGTTGTAAATTGAGAGAGGATGAATGGGAAGGAGTACTGAACAATAAAATATGGGAGTTATCAGAAGAGGAAAGTTATATTCTTCCAGCTTTGAAAGTAAGTTATTATCACCTTCCTTTGCATATAAAGAAATGTTTTGCATATTGTTCCATATTGCCGAAGGATTATGAATTTGAGGAGAATGAACTAGTTTTCTTGTGGATGGCTGAAGGCTTAAGTCCgaagcaaaaaaggaaaaagcaaaTAGAAGATGTTGGTTGTGAGTACTTTCATGAACTATTATCGAGGTCATTTTTTCAACCATCAAGTAGTGGTGAACTATTTGTAATGCATGACCTCATCAATGATTTGGCTCAGTTTGTTGCcagaaaaatttgttttaggtTAGAGGATAAACTAAAAGAGAGTGAGGGAGATGAAATTATCAATAAAGCTCGACATTCATCCTACACACGCGGTTATTGTGATGGCATGAAGAAGTTTGAGGCCTTTCAGAAAGCCAAATATTTGCGGACATTTTTACCATGTGGATCTAGATATCAAGGATTTGCCAACTTGACTAGCTATGTTCCCCTCCGTTTGTTGCCGGGTCTAAGACGTTTACGTGTGCTTAGTTTGAGAAGATATCGAATAGGTGAACTTTCAAATTCGATTGGGGATTTGAAACATGTGAGGTACCTTGACCTTTCATGTGCCTTGATTTTAACATTACCAGAATCAATAAGCACTTTCTACAATCTACAAACGCTAATTTTGAGAGACTGTAAAAATCTCAAGAAGTTGCCTACAAATACTAGTGACTTGATTAGTTTGCATCATCTCGATATTACCGGTGCAGATTCCTTACAAGAAATGCCaccaaaaataggaaaattgaCAAGTCTTCGTACATTATCAAACTTCATTATTGGCAATGGCAACGGGTCTACGATAACTGAGCTGGGCAACTTGATTCAGCTTAGAGGGACACTTTGCATCTCAGGGTTGGAGAATGTGACGGATGCTCTAGATGCCCGGAGGGCCAACTTGAAGGATAAACAAGGCTTAGATGCACTACTGATGAAATGGAGTAACATCTCACATAATTCTCGCAATAGGAGTGTTGAATCAAAAGTGCTTGATATTCTGGAACCTCACAAGAAGTTAAAGGAGCTTTCCATTAGTGGTTACGGTGGTCTCACATTCCCAACTTGGGTTGGAAATTCTTTGTTCTCCAATATGGTCTACTTGAAGTTCCAAAACTGTGAAAAATGCACTTCCTTGCCACCTTTGGGGCAGTTACCCTCGCTTGCAAAACTCTACATTCAAGGAATGGAGGCAGTAGGTAATGTTGGACTTGAGTTCTATGGCTTGGGTCACTCAAATCCTTTTCCAGCTCTAGAGATTTTAACCTTCAATGACATGCCCAAATGGAAAGACCGGAGTCACTGGACTCCTTATGGAGTTGAGGAGGGAGTTCAAGCATTTGCTCGCTTATCAAAGCTCTCCATTATAAGGTGTCCCAAGCTTTCGCATGAGTTGCCCAAAAATCTTCCTTGTTTAAGAAAACTGGATATTGAGGAGTGCCCGATGTTGGTGTTTGCGTGGGTTCCAACCTCTACAGAGCTGAATGAAGTGAGGAATACACTTCACTTGAATTCACTCATCTCCTTGCATCTAAACAATGTTTTGATTTCGGACTCCTGTAGTTTTGAAGTCTGTGGTCAAGCAGTGCTTAGAAACTCAAGGTATAGCCTCTTGAGTTCGTTGACTTCCTTGAAAGTGGAAAATATTCGGGGTCACACATGCCTACCCATTTGGTTCTTAGGGCTGACAGGACTCGTAGAATTATATCTCTCTGGTTTCGAAGAACTGACAACATTGTGGGAGAACGAGTTGAGACTACAAGGCCGTTTCCCTGCCCTCCGACGCCTTGCAATTCGAAATTGCCCCAAACTTATCTCCTTGTTTGCtgaaggaggagaaggagatgaCCTCAAATCTCTTCAAAAGCTTTCCATCTACCGCTGTCCATGCCTCTTCTCTTTCCCAACAACAGGTTTGCCGTCTACTCTGAGAGAGCTGCAGATTGAATTCTGTGATGGTCTGCTGTCCCCGCTTGATTTGACATTGCTGAATAATCTTGAGAAGCTGTATATTTCTTCCTGTCCATCGCTCACATACTTAAGTGCTGGAAGGGGGCTACCGCCTGCCCTCAAAGAACTGACGGTTCATCGTTGTGCAAAGCTAAAGTCGCTAATAGCAGAGGGGTTGAAGATCATTTCTCCATCTCTTGAATATATTGAGATCTGGGATTGTAAGAGTCTCAAAACACTACCAGGTGTTATGCAAAATAATGGTCTCAAGAATCTCAGTCGACTGCAGATATGGAACTGTGAGAATCTAGAGTCCCTTCCGGAAGGATGGTTTCTCACAACCAATTTGACTGAATTTTGTATCTTCGACTGCGAGAAAATCGAGCCCCTTCCAAACCACGcgtacaacaacaacaacaaccttGCTTCTCTCAAAAAGCTAGGACTAAATAGTTCTCCTATGGCTACAGGACTCGCCTCTCACATTCTGGATGAAGGGAGTTCCTTCTGCTTCACAAACATCACTTCACTTGGCATCGCCAACGTCGACATCGGTAAGCTGTGTGGTTTGCACCGATTGTACTCTCTCAGAGAACTCGGGTTTCCTTTCCAGAAGATGGGAAGTTGTTGTTTCCCTCCTCTCTGGTCGTTCTTCGCATCTGGAAATTCCCATATCTGGAGAAGCTATCtttcaaggactttgaaaatctCGTCTCTCTTAAACAACTTCAAATCGATAACTGCCCCAAGCTCACGTACATTTCAGAGCTAG
- the LOC131299719 gene encoding putative disease resistance RPP13-like protein 1, whose product MAEVFLGAFVNVLVDRLASRDLWNFARKERIDTQLTKWSSMLEQVQAVVADAEEKQITDRETNLWLSDLEDLSYDMDDVLDEFATETLRRKVMEEPRASTSKVRKLIPNCCTSFNPSTLVSDFRRRPKMDEITARLQDLFDRRIRLGLKNTAAGGSSNASQRQPTSSLIIEPRLYGREYDKHTIIELLLSDQSGSKKVDVVPIVGAGGVGKTTLAQMVYNDEMVDKHFEMKAWVCVSNVFDIVGVAKGILESITAETCDLDALDQVQDELRMALARKRFLIVLDDVWNKSHTDWSSLKSPFNDGALGSKVIVTTRNMEFIMAGTNKYHFLTELSEHDCWSVFAQHAFEDRSMDANPNLVSIGRKIVKICTGLPLVARTLGSLLRCELTEDEWEGVLNNKIWELSEEGSNIITAALRLSYYHLPSHLKKCFTYCSILPAGYEFEEKELVFLWMAEGLIPEQTGQKQMEDLGCEYFRELLSRSFFQPSSNGELFVMHDLISVFAQFLARKICFRPEDKPMGSESTNKARHSSFRRGYRDGIKKFEAFRKAKNLRTFLTCGSRHQGFSNLTSNVPLCLLPGLRCLRVLSLRSYGIRELSNSIGVLKHVRYLDLSCALILTLPESISTLYNLQTLILRDCKNLKRLPANTSDLICLRHLDVTGADSLQEMPPNIGKLTSFQTLSNFIVGNGNGSTIDELGNLIHLRGTLCISGLENVTDALGARRANLKDKQGLDVLLMKWSNISNNSRNGSVESKVLDMLEPHERLKELSINGYGGLTFPTWVKNSLFSNMVCLKFQNCEKCTSLPSLGQLPSLAKLYIQGMKAIDNVGLEFYGLGCSNHFPALEILTFEDMPEWKDWTPFGEGGQAFALLSKLSIKRCPKLLHVSPRNFPRLRKLDIEECPVLVVAWGPNPIQLNDVNEVRNTVPFDSFVSLNLKNVSIPDSYIPKFGDQVVLKNTRHSFLSSLTFLKVENIRDRTCLPSWFFQGLTGLQELYLFGFEELTTLWKNEVRIQGCLPALRRLTIGLCPKLSSLFAEGEEGNELISLQELSIDRCPRLKSFPKTDLPSTLRELRIRFCDGLESLPDLTLLNNLEVLELYHCSSLTYLSSPCKMVQSGQSSQQGRLGLDLSACKPSITRCKSELSIAEIKSWTPFPISGLPRTLRVLNVDNCAKLESLLAEKGMKINCPDLEFISILSCRRLETLPDVMQNNGLRNLSQLVIRSCDNLESLPEGWFPTTNLTEFDIIRCQKLKPRPNHAYNNKNLASLEKLGLYSSPAATGLVSHILDERNSSYFTNLTSLTIANVDIPIGDGKLCGLQSLRKLNLYDCDWVSFPKDVLPSTLVVLDIWIFPKLKKLSFKDFENLVSLEQLCIKNCPKLKSISELGPLPSLSDLLISDCPKLASFPEQGLPPSLLYLQINGCPKLKQRCEKGRGQYWRFIADVPQVMIDED is encoded by the coding sequence ATGGCTGAAGTATTCCTTGGTGCTTTCGTTAACGTGCTAGTTGATAGGTTAGCATCCCGTGATCTGTGGAACTTTGCACGTAAGGAGCGGATTGATACTCAGCTGACGAAATGGAGCAGCATGTTGGAACAAGTTCAAGCGGTGGTTGCGGATGCTGAGGAGAAACAAATCACCGATCGGGAGACTAATTTGTGGCTCTCCGACCTTGAAGACTTGAGTTATGATATGGATGACGTACTGGACGAGTTCGCTACTGAAACTTTGCGACGGAAGGTGATGGAAGAGCCTCGAGCTAGCACCAGCAAGGTACGTAAACTCATACCTAATTGCTGCACAAGTTTCAATCCAAGCACTCTTGTGTCTGATTTTAGAAGGAGGCCCAAGATGGATGAGATCACTGCGAGGTTGCAAGACCTTTTTGATCGAAGGATTAGGCTTGGCTTGAAAAACACTGCTGCAGGGGGGTCTAGTAATGCTTCACAAAGACAACCTACTTCATCTTTGATAATTGAACCTCGTTTATATGGTAGGGAATATGATAAACATACTATAATAGAGTTGCTCTTAAGCGATCAATCTGGTAGTAAAAAAGTTGATGTAGTCCCGATCGTGGGTGCGGGTGGGGTTGGCAAGACCACCCTTGCTCAGATGGTTTACAACGATGAGATGGTGGACAAGCATTTTGAGATGAAAGCATGGGTCTGTGTATCAAATGTGTTCGACATTGTAGGAGTGGCTAAAGGGATTCTCGAGAGTATTACTGCCGAGACCTGTGATCTTGATGCCTTGGATCAAGTTCAAGATGAGCTACGAATGGCTTTGGCAAGGAAAAGGTTCTTGATCGTTCTTGATGATGTGTGGAACAAAAGCCACACTGACTGGAGCAGTTTAAAGAGTCCTTTCAATGATGGAGCCCTAGGAAGTAAAGTCATTGTAACAACACGCAATATGGAATTTATAATGGCTGGAACCAATAAATATCATTTTCTAACAGAACTATCCGAGCATGATTGTTGGTCAGTGTTTGCACAACATGCATTCGAGGATAGAAGTATGGATGCAAATCCAAATTTGGTTTCAATTGGTCGAAAAATTGTCAAAATATGTACAGGCTTGCCTTTGGTTGCTAGGACACTCGGTAGCCTTCTACGGTGTGAATTGACAGAGGATGAATGGGAAGGTGTATTGAACAATAAAATATGGGAGTTATCAGAAGAGGGTAGTAATATTATTACTGCGGCTTTGAGATTAAGTTACTATCACCTCCCTTCGCATTTGAAGAAGTGTTTTACATATTGTTCCATATTGCCGGCAGGTTACGAATTTGAGGAGAAGGAACTAGTTTTCTTGTGGATGGCAGAGGGCTTAATTCCGGAGCAAACAGGGCAAAAGCAAATGGAAGATCTTGGTTGTGAGTACTTCCGTGAATTGTTATCGAGGTCATTTTTTCAACCATCAAGTAATGGTGAACTATTTGTAATGCATGACCTCATTAGTGTTTTTGCTCAGtttcttgcaagaaaaatttgttttaggcCGGAGGATAAACCAATGGGGAGTGAAAGTACCAATAAGGCTCGACATTCATCCTTTAGACGTGGGTATCGTGATGGCATAAAGAAGTTTGAGGCTTTTCGGAAAGCCAAAAATCTGCGGACATTTTTAACATGTGGATCTAGACATCAAGGATTTTCCAACTTGACTAGCAATGTACCCCTCTGTCTATTGCCGGGTCTCAGATGTTTACGTGTGCTTAGTTTGCGAAGCTATGGAATACGTGAACTTTCGAATTCGATTGGGGTTTTGAAACATGTGAGGTACCTTGACCTTTCATGTGCCTTGATTTTAACGTTACCAGAATCAATAAGCACTCTCTACAACCTACAAACGCTAATTTTGAGAGACTGTAAAAATCTCAAAAGATTGCCTGCAAACACTAGTGACTTGATTTGTTTGCGTCATCTCGATGTTACGGGTGCAGATTCCTTACAAGAAATGCCACCAAATATTGGAAAATTGACAAGTTTCCAAACATTATCAAACTTTATTGTTGGCAATGGCAACGGCTCAACGATAGATGAGTTGGGCAACTTGATTCATCTTAGAGGGACACTTTGCATCTCAGGGTTGGAGAATGTGACGGATGCTCTAGGTGCGAGGAGGGCCAACTTGAAGGATAAACAAGGCTTAGATGTGTTATTGATGAAATGGAGTAACATCTCCAATAATTCTCGCAATGGAAGTGTTGAATCAAAAGTGCTTGACATGCTAGAACCTCATGAGAGGTTAAAAGAGCTTTCCATTAATGGTTATGGTGGCCTCACATTCCCAACTTGGGTCAAAAATTCGTTGTTCTCCAATATGGTATGCTTAAAGTTCCAAAATTGTGAAAAATGCACTTCGTTGCCATCTTTGGGGCAGCTACCCTCACTTGCAAAGCTCTACATTCAAGGTATGAAGGCAATAGATAATGTTGGACTTGAATTCTATGGGCTGGGTTGCTCAAATCATTTTCCAGCTCTAGAAATTTTAACCTTTGAGGACATGCCCGAATGGAAAGACTGGACTCCTTTTGGAGAGGGAGGTCAAGCATTTGCTCTCCTTTCAAAGCTGTCTATTAAAAGATGTCCCAAGCTTTTGCATGTGTCGCCAAGAAATTTTCCACGGTTAAGAAAGCTGGATATTGAGGAGTGTCCGGTGTTGGTGGTTGCGTGGGGTCCAAACCCTATACAGCTGAATGACGTCAATGAAGTGAGGAACACGGTTCCCTTTGATTCATTCGTCTCATTAAATCTAAAAAATGTTTCGATTCCGGACTCCTATATTCCAAAATTCGGTGATCAAGTAGTGCTAAAAAACACAAGGCATAGCTTCTTGAGCTCGCTGACTTTCCTGAAAGTGGAAAATATTCGGGATCGCACATGCCTACCAAGTTGGTTCTTTCAAGGGCTTACTGGACTCCAAGAATTATATCTCTTTGGTTTTGAAGAACTCACAACATTGTGGAAGAATGAGGTGAGAATACAAGGCTGTCTCCCTGCCCTCCGACGTCTCACTATTGGACTTTGCCCCAAACTTAGTTCCTTGTTtgcagaaggagaagaaggaaatGAGCTAATATCTCTTCAAGAGCTTTCCATCGACAGGTGTCCACGTCTTAAATCTTTCCCAAAGACAGATTTGCCGTCTACGCTAAGAGAGCTGCGGATTAGATTCTGTGATGGTCTGGAGTCCCTACCTGATTTGACGTTGCTGAATAATCTTGAGGTGCTAGAGCTTTATCATTGTTCATCCCTCACATACTTAAGCTCTCCATGCAAAATGGTGCAGAGTGGCCAATCATCTCAACaaggacggctcggattggatTTGAGCGCATGCAAACCGTCTATTACTCGGTGCAAATCTGAGCTGTCGATTGCCGAGATTAAAAGCTGGACACCATTCCCCATAAGTGGGCTACCGCGGACTCTCCGAGTACTGAATGTTGATAATTGTGCAAAGCTAGAGTCGCTACTAGCAGAGAAGGGGATGAAGATCAATTGCCCAGACCTTGAATTTATTTCTATCTTGTCTTGTAGGCGCCTCGAAACCCTACCAGATGTTATGCAGAATAACGGTCTCAGAAATCTCAGTCAACTGGTAATAAGATCCTGTGATAATCTGGAGTCTCTTCCGGAAGGATGGTTCCCCACAACCAATCTCACAGAATTTGATATCATCCGCTGCCAGAAACTCAAGCCCCGTCCAAACCACGCGTACAACAACAAGAACCTCGCTTCTCTCGAAAAGCTGGGACTATATAGTTCTCCTGCAGCTACTGGACTCGTCTCCCACATTCTGGATGAAAGAAATTCCTCCTACTTCACCAACCTCACTTCACTTACCATCGCCAATGTGGATATTCCCATTGGTGACGGTAAACTGTGTGGTTTGCAGAGTCTCAGAAAACTCAACCTTTATGATTGTGATTGGGTGTCGTTTCCAAAAGATGTGTTGCCTTCCACTCTGGTCGTTCTGGACATCTGGATATTCCCAAAACTGAAGAAGCTATCtttcaaggactttgaaaacCTCGTCTCTCTTGAACAACTTTGCATTAAAAATTGCCCCAAGCTCAAGTCCATTTCAGAGCTAGGACCGCTTCCCTCACTTTCGGACTTGTTGATCTCTGACTGCCCCAAGCTCGCATCGTTTCCGGAGCAAGGGCTGCCTCCCTCGCTTTTGTATTTGCAGATCAATGGATGTCCGAAACTGAAACAACGATGTGAAAAGGGGAGAGGTCAATATTGGCGCTTCATTGCAGATGTTCCTCAAGTCATGATAGACGAGGATTGA